One Micromonospora craniellae genomic region harbors:
- a CDS encoding SanA/YdcF family protein produces MTDPAPAGSPAGWRRRLIRVTALIAVALLLVSVPWLWTTVSARGHVYSAADAPTADVVIVLGTAVTENGQRPGIRLAGRLETAAELVHSGRARVVLVSGDGGGTSGDDPAAMAAHLTGQLGVDPQRVVADPHGLDTYDSCLRARDGTSTGSNGP; encoded by the coding sequence GTGACCGACCCGGCCCCCGCCGGTTCACCGGCAGGGTGGCGACGCCGCCTGATCCGGGTCACCGCCCTCATCGCGGTCGCGCTGCTGCTGGTGAGCGTGCCGTGGCTCTGGACGACGGTGTCCGCGCGTGGACACGTGTACTCCGCAGCCGACGCGCCGACCGCCGACGTGGTGATCGTCCTGGGCACGGCGGTCACCGAGAACGGACAGCGGCCCGGCATCCGGCTCGCCGGACGGCTGGAGACCGCCGCCGAACTGGTGCACAGCGGGCGGGCCCGGGTGGTGCTGGTGTCGGGTGACGGTGGCGGGACGTCCGGGGACGACCCGGCGGCGATGGCCGCCCACCTGACCGGGCAACTCGGCGTCGACCCGCAGCGCGTCGTCGCGGACCCGCACGGCCTGGACACGTACGACAGTTGCCTGCGGGCACGGGACGGGACGTCTACGGGATCGAACGGGCCCTGA
- a CDS encoding aminodeoxychorismate/anthranilate synthase component II, whose amino-acid sequence MRVLVIDNYDSFVFNLVQYLGQLGVECEVRRNDEIDVAEVGRVGAAGILLSPGPGSPDRAGICLDVIRQYAGEIPIIGVCLGHQAIGEAYGATVARAPELLHGKTSEVRHHSVGVLAGLPDPFTATRYHSLTVLPETLPEELEVTGWTGSGVVMAMRHRTLPIEGVQFHPESVLTEGGHLMLANWLAGCGHREALDRAPALAAEVDTRRRAAFATT is encoded by the coding sequence ATGCGCGTTCTGGTGATCGACAACTACGACTCGTTCGTCTTCAACCTGGTGCAGTACCTCGGTCAGCTCGGCGTGGAGTGCGAGGTGCGGCGCAACGACGAGATCGACGTGGCCGAGGTGGGGCGGGTCGGTGCCGCCGGCATCCTGCTCTCACCAGGGCCGGGCAGTCCCGACCGGGCCGGCATCTGCCTCGACGTGATCCGCCAGTACGCGGGCGAGATCCCGATCATCGGCGTCTGCCTCGGTCACCAGGCGATCGGCGAGGCGTACGGCGCCACCGTCGCCCGTGCCCCGGAGCTGCTGCACGGAAAGACCTCGGAGGTACGCCACCACTCGGTCGGCGTACTCGCCGGTCTGCCCGACCCGTTCACGGCGACCCGCTACCACTCCCTCACCGTCCTGCCCGAGACGCTGCCGGAGGAGCTTGAGGTCACCGGCTGGACGGGATCCGGCGTGGTGATGGCGATGCGGCACCGGACACTGCCGATCGAGGGTGTGCAGTTCCACCCGGAGTCGGTGCTCACCGAGGGCGGCCACCTGATGCTGGCCAACTGGCTGGCCGGCTGCGGCCACCGGGAAGCGCTGGACCGTGCCCCCGCCCTGGCCGCCGAGGTCGACACCCGTCGCCGAGCCGCCTTCGCCACCACCTGA
- a CDS encoding class E sortase → MPSSEPDIPVEPTPWRGAFDTGRTTAPTQPVGTAPGGPGPQANGTGPGTPPPWPGGQSSPSAPPGGGPGRPATGPVRPDAGSPPQGPRSARPEMPGPAPSGGGSTLPWASPVRPATPQPDHPPTRTSPAGPGQPPYARHGLDPTQARHGTQHPTSPHPASQPTGPQPPAAWRTESRDGRDAPPSGQPTDQGWSGEGPTALMPAIGGPARSAASPTGGTPPSGASTPSPTGSTPSPPTRGASASSPTGNTPALSPTGGAHTGSRPDGGRPIDPAATALIPAVTGTRPSTPPAMESTALMGAVPRPPKTEEPADGADPGAEPPKPRRGDRVVQLRPHQTGEGYKSVYSELTRPSAWSRIRTGLRFSGELLITFGLVVLLFAGYEIWGKSAIVDAHQGELSQQLAQAWGSEGDPTVAPSASAASPSASPKPAVSGKPIAGLYIPKFDKEWIVVEGVRQQDIRYAPGHYPDSALPGQVGNFSVAGHRNRATFWRLDELRDGDAIVVESRTEWYVYQVTENHIVKPSQVEVVAPVPGRPGARPSKRMLTLTTCNPKFDNYERLIIHAELTRTQPKAEGRPAELGA, encoded by the coding sequence CTGCCCTCCAGTGAGCCGGACATCCCCGTCGAGCCGACCCCGTGGCGCGGGGCCTTCGATACCGGACGTACCACCGCACCCACCCAGCCCGTCGGCACCGCTCCCGGCGGTCCAGGACCGCAGGCGAACGGCACCGGCCCGGGCACGCCCCCGCCCTGGCCCGGCGGGCAGTCGTCACCTTCCGCGCCGCCGGGCGGCGGTCCGGGACGACCGGCCACCGGGCCGGTCCGGCCGGACGCCGGGTCACCGCCGCAGGGGCCCAGGTCCGCGCGGCCGGAAATGCCCGGCCCGGCACCCTCGGGCGGCGGATCCACACTGCCGTGGGCCAGCCCGGTGCGGCCGGCCACGCCGCAACCGGATCACCCACCGACCCGGACCTCACCCGCCGGGCCGGGACAGCCGCCGTACGCCCGGCACGGTCTCGACCCGACGCAGGCGCGGCACGGTACGCAGCACCCGACATCGCCGCACCCTGCATCGCAGCCCACCGGCCCGCAGCCTCCCGCAGCATGGCGGACGGAGAGCCGGGACGGCCGCGACGCCCCGCCCTCGGGACAGCCCACCGACCAGGGCTGGTCGGGTGAGGGGCCGACGGCGCTGATGCCGGCGATCGGCGGCCCGGCCCGCTCTGCCGCCTCCCCGACCGGCGGCACGCCCCCATCGGGGGCTTCCACGCCGTCTCCGACGGGTAGCACGCCCTCGCCGCCGACGCGCGGCGCCTCGGCATCGTCGCCGACCGGCAACACCCCGGCGTTGTCGCCGACCGGCGGTGCTCACACCGGCTCCCGGCCGGACGGCGGTCGGCCGATCGACCCGGCCGCCACCGCCCTCATCCCGGCGGTCACCGGCACCCGGCCGAGCACCCCGCCCGCGATGGAATCGACCGCCCTGATGGGCGCCGTGCCCCGACCGCCGAAGACCGAGGAGCCGGCCGACGGTGCCGACCCGGGCGCCGAGCCGCCCAAGCCGCGACGGGGCGATCGGGTGGTGCAGCTCCGGCCGCACCAGACCGGCGAGGGTTACAAGAGCGTCTACTCGGAGCTGACCCGGCCGTCCGCGTGGTCCCGGATCCGCACCGGCCTGCGCTTCAGCGGCGAGCTGCTGATCACGTTCGGCCTGGTGGTGCTCCTCTTCGCCGGCTACGAGATCTGGGGCAAGTCGGCGATCGTCGACGCACACCAGGGAGAGCTGAGCCAGCAGCTCGCGCAGGCGTGGGGTTCCGAGGGCGACCCGACGGTGGCCCCCTCGGCCAGCGCCGCCTCGCCGTCCGCGTCTCCGAAACCGGCGGTCAGCGGCAAGCCGATCGCCGGACTCTACATCCCTAAGTTCGACAAGGAGTGGATCGTCGTCGAGGGCGTCCGCCAGCAGGACATCCGGTACGCGCCGGGCCACTACCCGGACAGCGCCCTGCCGGGTCAGGTGGGCAACTTCTCCGTGGCCGGGCACCGCAACCGGGCCACCTTCTGGCGGCTGGACGAGTTGCGCGACGGTGACGCGATCGTCGTCGAGAGCCGCACCGAGTGGTACGTCTACCAGGTCACCGAGAACCACATCGTGAAGCCGTCGCAGGTGGAGGTGGTCGCGCCCGTGCCGGGGCGACCAGGGGCCCGGCCGTCCAAGCGGATGCTCACCCTGACCACCTGCAACCCCAAGTTCGACAACTACGAGCGGTTGATCATCCACGCCGAGTTGACCCGTACGCAGCCGAAGGCCGAGGGACGCCCGGCAGAGCTGGGAGCCTGA
- a CDS encoding DUF881 domain-containing protein has translation MEYTSGAASWRKALRRLVAGLLPRRPRQRRPGWSIGVPLIAAAAGLLFTTTATTAGGTILREDRRPQLAELIEDRRAQVAANEERAATLRKEVESRTADLAGSDEPIREQQERATASLSTAGFTELTGQGMTVELDDAPRLSNPPEGASNDDLVVHQGDVQAVVNALWAGGAEAMSIMNVRVLATSAVRCVGNTLLLHGRVYSPPFKIVAIGDPAALRQALAASEGVRWFRDAVDNYQLGYNEVPGTVTVPAFEDSTTLRSATVPQ, from the coding sequence GTGGAGTACACGTCCGGCGCGGCGTCGTGGCGGAAGGCGCTGCGACGACTCGTCGCCGGGTTGCTGCCCCGCCGGCCGCGTCAGCGCCGTCCGGGCTGGTCGATCGGGGTACCGCTGATCGCCGCCGCAGCCGGCCTGCTCTTCACCACCACCGCCACCACGGCAGGCGGCACCATCCTGCGCGAGGACCGACGCCCGCAGCTCGCCGAGCTGATCGAGGACCGCCGCGCCCAGGTGGCGGCGAACGAGGAGCGCGCTGCGACGCTGCGCAAGGAGGTCGAGAGCCGTACGGCCGACCTCGCCGGCTCGGACGAGCCGATCAGGGAGCAGCAGGAGCGCGCCACCGCCAGCCTCTCCACCGCCGGCTTCACCGAGTTGACCGGTCAGGGAATGACCGTAGAGCTCGACGACGCGCCCCGGCTCAGCAACCCGCCCGAAGGGGCCAGCAACGACGACCTGGTCGTACACCAGGGTGATGTCCAGGCGGTGGTGAACGCGCTGTGGGCCGGTGGCGCCGAAGCCATGTCAATCATGAACGTCCGCGTCCTGGCGACCAGCGCGGTACGCTGCGTGGGTAACACCCTGCTGCTGCACGGCCGGGTGTACTCCCCTCCGTTCAAGATCGTAGCAATTGGCGACCCCGCCGCACTGCGGCAGGCCCTCGCCGCTTCCGAGGGAGTCCGGTGGTTCAGGGACGCGGTCGACAACTATCAGCTCGGCTACAACGAGGTCCCCGGCACCGTCACCGTGCCTGCTTTCGAGGACTCCACCACCCTGCGATCGGCCACGGTGCCGCAGTGA
- a CDS encoding cell division protein CrgA — protein MPKSQVRKKKVYTPPTDVRPTTASTSRKPSPVWLPATAVSLIAFGIAWLVVYYLSEQEYPVMELGYWNLAVGFGAMVASLILLSRWR, from the coding sequence GTGCCCAAGTCTCAGGTCCGCAAGAAGAAGGTGTACACCCCGCCTACGGACGTCCGCCCGACGACGGCATCGACGTCCCGCAAGCCGAGCCCGGTCTGGCTGCCCGCCACGGCCGTGTCGCTGATCGCCTTCGGCATCGCCTGGCTGGTGGTCTACTACCTGTCCGAGCAGGAGTACCCGGTCATGGAGCTCGGGTACTGGAACCTCGCGGTCGGCTTCGGCGCGATGGTCGCCTCGCTGATCCTGCTCTCGCGCTGGCGCTGA
- a CDS encoding (Fe-S)-binding protein: MGSVQIVTTILAAAITAVAVWLAVRAVSKLFAVIRLGQPDPSRSGDHLGRTKTMLAETAGHTRMLRWSVVGAAHWFVMVGFLVLSLLVLEAYFEVVSPTAGLPLIGGWALYGLVTEWIGILGVVGIVVLIAIRVANRPSQAGRRSRFTGSTMWQGYFVETVVLAVLVMGFLIRGFKVATDHFEYPTWATPLSHAVGSALPDWESGVSIAALIKIAISMTWLIVISLNVTMGVAWHRFLAFPNIYFKRKPGASGSGLGPLRPMMSEGKPLDFEEADPESDQFGVAHVEQFTWKGLLDFSTCTECGRCQSQCPAWNTGKPLSPKLLVLSLRDHAYAKAPYLLAGGGKDLTGEEKATAAQLAHVDVLALAEAEKPLIGDAEAGGVIDPDVLWSCTTCGACVEQCPVDIEHVDHIVDMRRYQVLIESNFPSEAGVMLRNLENKGNPWGAPQNTREDWTKGLEFEVPRVGEVEDFEYLFWVGCAGAFEDRAKKTTRAVATLLNEAGVSFAILGEGETCSGDPARRIGNEFVFQMLAQQNVETLNEAFEGREKAKRKIVATCPHCFNTLGNEYGQLGGEFEVVHHTQLLAHLVATGKLTPVQPVDGGVTYHDPCYLGRHNRVFAPPREVLGSAVGAENGLVEMPRNSERSFCCGAGGARMWMEERIGKRINVDRVEEAMSTGAKTVAVGCPFCSTMLSDGVNGKGAGDQVEVVDVASVLLRSVKPEQARGAEEGEPAAG; encoded by the coding sequence ATGGGCAGCGTCCAGATCGTCACCACGATCCTCGCGGCCGCCATCACCGCCGTGGCGGTGTGGCTTGCGGTGCGCGCGGTCTCGAAGTTGTTCGCCGTGATCCGGCTGGGTCAGCCCGACCCCTCCCGCTCCGGCGACCACCTCGGGCGTACGAAGACGATGCTCGCGGAGACCGCCGGGCACACCCGGATGCTCCGCTGGAGCGTGGTCGGCGCTGCGCACTGGTTCGTGATGGTCGGTTTCCTCGTGCTGTCGCTCCTGGTGCTCGAGGCGTACTTCGAGGTGGTGTCGCCGACCGCCGGGCTGCCGCTGATCGGTGGCTGGGCGCTCTACGGACTGGTCACCGAGTGGATCGGCATCCTCGGTGTCGTCGGCATCGTGGTGCTGATCGCCATCCGGGTGGCCAACCGGCCGAGCCAGGCCGGACGCCGGTCGCGGTTCACCGGTTCCACCATGTGGCAGGGCTACTTCGTCGAGACGGTCGTCCTCGCCGTTCTGGTCATGGGCTTCCTGATCCGTGGTTTCAAGGTCGCCACCGACCACTTCGAGTACCCGACCTGGGCCACCCCGCTGAGTCACGCGGTCGGCTCGGCGCTGCCGGACTGGGAGTCCGGGGTCAGCATCGCCGCCCTCATCAAGATCGCGATCTCGATGACCTGGCTCATCGTGATCTCGCTGAACGTGACCATGGGCGTCGCCTGGCACCGCTTCCTCGCCTTCCCCAACATCTACTTCAAGCGGAAGCCGGGTGCGTCCGGCTCCGGTCTCGGGCCGCTGCGGCCGATGATGAGCGAGGGCAAGCCGCTCGACTTCGAGGAGGCCGATCCGGAGTCCGATCAGTTCGGCGTCGCGCACGTCGAGCAGTTCACCTGGAAGGGCCTGCTGGACTTCAGCACCTGCACCGAGTGCGGCCGGTGCCAGTCGCAGTGCCCGGCCTGGAACACCGGCAAGCCGCTATCGCCGAAGCTGCTGGTGCTCAGCCTCCGCGACCACGCGTACGCCAAGGCGCCCTATCTGCTGGCCGGCGGCGGCAAGGACCTCACCGGCGAGGAGAAGGCCACCGCCGCGCAGCTCGCCCACGTCGATGTGCTGGCGCTCGCCGAGGCGGAGAAGCCGCTGATCGGCGACGCCGAGGCGGGCGGCGTGATCGACCCGGACGTGCTCTGGTCGTGCACCACCTGTGGTGCCTGCGTGGAACAGTGCCCGGTGGACATCGAGCACGTCGACCACATCGTGGACATGCGTCGCTACCAGGTGTTGATCGAGTCGAACTTCCCCTCCGAGGCCGGCGTGATGCTGCGCAACCTGGAGAACAAGGGCAACCCCTGGGGAGCGCCGCAGAACACCCGGGAGGACTGGACCAAGGGCCTCGAATTCGAGGTGCCCCGGGTCGGCGAGGTCGAGGACTTCGAGTACCTGTTCTGGGTGGGCTGTGCCGGTGCGTTCGAGGACCGGGCGAAGAAGACCACCCGGGCGGTCGCCACGCTGCTGAACGAGGCCGGCGTCTCGTTCGCCATCCTCGGTGAGGGCGAGACCTGCTCCGGCGACCCGGCCCGCCGGATCGGCAACGAGTTCGTCTTCCAGATGCTCGCCCAGCAGAACGTGGAGACCCTCAACGAGGCGTTCGAGGGCCGCGAGAAGGCCAAGCGGAAGATCGTCGCAACCTGTCCGCACTGCTTCAACACCCTGGGCAACGAGTACGGCCAGCTCGGCGGTGAGTTCGAGGTGGTGCACCACACCCAGTTGCTGGCGCACCTGGTCGCCACCGGCAAGCTGACCCCGGTGCAGCCGGTCGACGGCGGCGTCACCTACCACGACCCGTGCTACCTGGGTCGGCACAACCGTGTCTTCGCCCCGCCGCGCGAGGTGTTGGGCAGCGCTGTCGGCGCCGAGAACGGCCTGGTCGAGATGCCGCGCAACAGTGAGCGCTCCTTCTGCTGCGGCGCCGGTGGCGCGCGCATGTGGATGGAGGAGCGGATCGGCAAGCGGATCAATGTGGATCGGGTCGAGGAGGCCATGTCCACCGGTGCGAAGACCGTCGCGGTCGGCTGTCCGTTCTGCTCGACGATGCTGAGTGACGGAGTCAACGGCAAGGGCGCCGGCGACCAGGTCGAGGTGGTCGACGTGGCCAGCGTGCTGCTGCGGTCGGTCAAGCCCGAGCAGGCCCGGGGCGCCGAGGAGGGCGAGCCGGCCGCCGGGTGA
- a CDS encoding C40 family peptidase, producing the protein MPVATMPLHRHASGRSTPARGLRKAVRGLVVLVAAAAVGAGLLAAPAYAEPSVDEIERQIDKQWQQLEPTIEQFNKVRSELRVNREKSEKLEKKIQPLALEAELAMNRVAGLASRYYITGPSQELGAVLLNAKPDQLGEQMALLDRLAWDERRQLEGVMKIRKKYDDQKATLDTLIVDQEAKQKQLAAKRKQIDAEIKRLERSLPVTTVKTTNCPTINGVVSDAARTAIRTACAQVGKPYVWGATGPNSFDCSGLTQYAYKAAGIHLTHFTGAQWREGKAISRADARPGDLVFFRSDVSHVGLYLGNNTMVHAPRAGRPVNVSPITTMPVAGFRRPG; encoded by the coding sequence GTGCCGGTGGCAACCATGCCCCTCCATCGTCACGCGTCGGGACGGTCCACCCCCGCGCGCGGGCTGCGCAAAGCCGTACGCGGCCTGGTCGTCCTGGTCGCCGCCGCCGCGGTCGGTGCCGGTCTGCTCGCCGCGCCCGCGTACGCCGAGCCGTCGGTGGACGAGATCGAGCGCCAGATCGACAAGCAGTGGCAGCAGCTCGAACCCACCATCGAGCAGTTCAACAAGGTGCGCTCGGAGCTGCGGGTCAACCGCGAGAAGTCCGAGAAGCTGGAGAAGAAGATCCAGCCGCTGGCGCTGGAGGCGGAGCTGGCGATGAACCGCGTCGCCGGCCTCGCCTCTCGGTACTACATCACCGGCCCCTCGCAGGAACTCGGCGCGGTGCTGCTCAACGCGAAGCCGGACCAGCTCGGTGAGCAGATGGCCCTCCTCGACCGGCTTGCCTGGGATGAGCGCCGCCAGCTTGAGGGCGTGATGAAGATCCGGAAGAAGTACGACGACCAGAAGGCCACGCTCGACACGCTGATCGTCGACCAGGAGGCCAAGCAGAAACAACTGGCGGCGAAGAGGAAGCAAATCGACGCCGAGATCAAGCGGCTGGAGCGGTCGCTGCCGGTGACCACGGTCAAGACCACCAACTGCCCGACCATCAACGGTGTGGTCAGCGACGCGGCCCGGACGGCCATCCGGACGGCCTGCGCGCAGGTCGGCAAGCCGTACGTCTGGGGTGCCACCGGGCCGAACTCGTTCGACTGCTCCGGCCTGACCCAGTACGCGTACAAGGCGGCGGGTATCCACCTCACCCACTTCACCGGTGCCCAGTGGCGGGAGGGCAAGGCGATCTCCCGGGCCGACGCCCGCCCCGGTGACCTCGTCTTCTTCCGCAGCGACGTGAGTCACGTCGGGCTCTATCTGGGCAACAACACGATGGTCCACGCCCCACGGGCCGGTAGACCGGTCAACGTCTCGCCCATCACGACGATGCCGGTCGCCGGCTTCCGCCGCCCCGGCTGA
- a CDS encoding C40 family peptidase codes for MAHHAPRPPSRRPAKPGPTTAASRSRWYRCTTALAALAATAVMLTGGATAAHADPTVDDIERQIDEDWNRLEAVIERHNATRQDLAGTRREADALTARIAPLQQQVDEAMKRVGALAARAYRGEPVRAVNTLLGSRSPGEVVAQLGLLDRYARFQREDVRQASELRDELAATRAGLDRTIAELNLTSADLAVERRQIDTEIERLQRLRLRAYDDGGGGPLRPAPCPATYPGGPAGEAVSFACAQIGKPYSWGAEGPHAYDCSGLMLASWARAGVALPHNAARQRQVTASVGRGDLRPGDLVFYYRDLHHVGMYVGGGWVVHASRAGKPITMKRMDSSPIHSFGRPG; via the coding sequence GTGGCACACCATGCCCCGCGGCCACCGTCGCGCCGGCCGGCGAAGCCCGGCCCGACGACGGCTGCGTCGCGATCCCGCTGGTACCGCTGCACCACCGCACTCGCCGCACTCGCCGCGACCGCCGTCATGCTGACCGGTGGCGCGACGGCGGCCCACGCCGACCCCACGGTCGACGACATCGAGCGCCAGATCGACGAGGACTGGAACCGGCTCGAAGCCGTCATCGAACGGCACAACGCCACCCGGCAGGACCTGGCCGGCACCCGCCGCGAGGCGGACGCCCTGACCGCCCGCATCGCCCCGCTGCAACAGCAGGTGGACGAGGCGATGAAACGGGTCGGCGCGCTGGCCGCGCGGGCGTACCGGGGCGAGCCGGTGCGCGCCGTGAACACACTGCTGGGCAGCCGGTCGCCGGGCGAGGTCGTCGCACAGCTCGGTTTGCTCGACCGGTACGCCCGCTTCCAGCGGGAGGACGTACGGCAGGCGAGTGAACTGCGCGACGAACTCGCCGCCACCCGGGCCGGGCTGGACCGAACCATCGCCGAGCTGAACCTGACCTCGGCCGACCTGGCCGTGGAGCGGCGGCAGATCGACACCGAGATCGAGCGGTTGCAACGGTTGCGGCTGCGCGCGTACGACGACGGTGGGGGTGGTCCGCTGCGGCCGGCGCCCTGTCCGGCCACCTACCCGGGCGGCCCGGCCGGTGAGGCGGTCAGCTTCGCGTGCGCCCAGATCGGCAAGCCGTACTCGTGGGGCGCCGAGGGGCCGCACGCGTACGACTGCTCGGGGTTGATGCTGGCCTCGTGGGCGCGGGCCGGGGTGGCGCTGCCGCACAACGCGGCGCGCCAGCGGCAGGTCACGGCCTCGGTCGGTCGCGGCGACCTGCGTCCGGGTGATCTGGTCTTCTACTACCGCGACCTGCACCACGTCGGCATGTACGTCGGTGGCGGCTGGGTGGTGCACGCCTCCCGCGCGGGCAAGCCGATCACGATGAAACGGATGGACAGCAGTCCGATCCACAGTTTCGGTCGACCCGGCTGA
- the dcd gene encoding dCTP deaminase encodes MLLSDRDLVSEIKAGTLALEPFEPTLVQPSSIDVRLDKLFRVFNNHLYTHIDPATQQDDLTSPVEVPDGEPFVLHPGEFVLASTLELISLGDQLAGRLEGKSSLGRLGLLTHSTAGFIDPGFSGHVTLELSNVANLPIMLWPGMKIGQLCIFRLSSPAEHPYGSLVYGSRYQGQRGPTPSRAWRNWRTWPTR; translated from the coding sequence ATGCTGCTCTCCGACCGCGACCTGGTCTCCGAGATCAAGGCGGGCACCCTGGCGCTGGAGCCCTTCGAGCCCACGCTGGTGCAGCCGTCCAGCATCGACGTCCGCCTGGACAAGCTGTTCCGGGTGTTCAACAACCACCTCTACACACACATCGACCCGGCCACCCAGCAGGACGACCTCACCTCGCCGGTGGAGGTGCCCGACGGCGAGCCGTTCGTGCTGCACCCGGGCGAGTTCGTGCTCGCCTCCACGCTTGAGCTGATCTCGCTCGGCGACCAACTCGCCGGCCGACTCGAAGGCAAGTCCAGCCTCGGCCGCCTCGGCCTGCTGACGCACTCCACCGCAGGCTTCATCGACCCCGGCTTCTCCGGTCACGTCACGCTGGAGCTGTCCAACGTGGCCAACCTGCCGATCATGCTCTGGCCCGGCATGAAGATCGGCCAGCTCTGCATCTTCCGGCTCTCCTCGCCCGCCGAGCACCCGTACGGCTCGCTCGTCTACGGCTCGCGCTACCAGGGTCAGCGTGGCCCGACGCCGAGCCGCGCCTGGCGGAACTGGCGTACCTGGCCGACCCGCTGA
- a CDS encoding pyridoxamine 5'-phosphate oxidase family protein codes for MASWSEFTADEPRLADGIRLLLQQYGPGFGYLATVRADGGPRVHPVSPVITADGLFCFVIDSPKRRDLERDGRYALHSFPAEESDDEAYVAGRARPVTDDATVARLALAARAAPHADWRLFEFTVDVAMLARHERAATGGLVGQPAVQVWLDPAGATPQAARPTPHPTRTARHVRAA; via the coding sequence ATGGCTTCCTGGTCCGAATTCACCGCTGACGAGCCTCGACTCGCCGACGGGATCCGCCTTCTCCTGCAGCAGTACGGCCCGGGCTTCGGCTACCTGGCCACGGTCCGCGCCGACGGCGGGCCCCGGGTGCACCCGGTCTCCCCGGTGATCACCGCCGACGGTCTCTTCTGCTTCGTGATCGACTCGCCGAAGCGGCGCGACCTGGAACGCGACGGGCGGTACGCGCTGCACTCGTTCCCGGCGGAGGAGAGCGACGACGAGGCGTACGTCGCCGGCCGCGCCCGACCGGTCACCGACGACGCCACGGTGGCCCGGCTGGCGCTCGCGGCCCGCGCCGCCCCGCACGCCGACTGGCGTCTGTTCGAGTTCACCGTCGACGTGGCGATGCTCGCCCGCCACGAGCGCGCCGCCACCGGCGGGCTGGTCGGCCAGCCAGCCGTGCAGGTCTGGCTCGACCCGGCCGGTGCCACCCCGCAGGCCGCCCGGCCCACGCCCCACCCGACCCGCACGGCCCGACATGTCCGCGCGGCCTGA
- a CDS encoding zinc metalloprotease → MGLRPAVLLNRRIAGIASTSLAVALSVATVGLLPAATTAAIPTAAAVSADEVCEDPTGTAARVRGDAVVKHDPNELTIAQVHQREAEFADLLQERAKRVGQRALNAEAAAASVTIPVVVHVIRRDTTRAGGNIPDSMIQSQINVLNPSFAGSTGGAATAFAFQLQSINRVTNTSWYPIRQGSTAERQMKTQLRQGTKGTLNVYLGALSSGLLGWATFPQTTLNVMDGVVVLSESLPGGTATNYNQGDTGTHEVGHWLNLYHTFQGGCAGSGDQVADTPAEASPAYQCPTGRDTCSSTGLDPITNFMDYTYDTCMYQFTPGQATRMINAWNTYRA, encoded by the coding sequence ATGGGGCTCCGTCCCGCCGTCCTGCTGAACCGGCGGATCGCCGGGATCGCATCGACGTCGCTGGCGGTGGCGCTCAGTGTGGCCACGGTCGGTCTGCTGCCGGCGGCCACCACGGCCGCCATTCCGACGGCTGCCGCCGTCTCCGCCGACGAGGTGTGTGAGGACCCGACGGGCACGGCGGCCCGGGTCCGTGGTGACGCGGTCGTCAAGCACGACCCGAACGAGTTGACCATCGCCCAGGTGCACCAGCGGGAGGCGGAGTTCGCCGACCTGTTGCAGGAACGGGCCAAACGGGTCGGTCAGCGTGCGCTGAACGCCGAGGCCGCCGCAGCCTCGGTCACCATCCCGGTGGTGGTGCACGTGATCCGCAGGGACACCACCCGGGCCGGCGGGAACATCCCCGACTCGATGATCCAGTCGCAGATCAACGTGTTGAACCCGTCGTTCGCCGGGTCGACGGGCGGTGCCGCCACCGCCTTCGCATTCCAGTTGCAGAGCATCAACCGGGTCACCAACACGTCGTGGTACCCGATCCGGCAGGGCTCGACGGCCGAGCGGCAGATGAAGACCCAGCTCCGCCAGGGCACCAAGGGCACGCTCAACGTCTATCTCGGTGCGCTGAGCAGTGGCCTGCTCGGGTGGGCGACCTTCCCGCAGACCACGCTGAACGTGATGGACGGCGTGGTGGTGCTCAGCGAGTCGCTGCCCGGCGGCACCGCCACCAACTACAACCAGGGTGACACCGGCACCCACGAGGTCGGCCACTGGCTGAACCTCTACCACACCTTCCAGGGCGGCTGCGCCGGCAGCGGGGACCAGGTCGCCGACACCCCGGCGGAGGCGTCGCCAGCCTACCAGTGCCCGACCGGGCGGGACACCTGCTCCAGCACGGGGCTGGACCCGATCACCAACTTCATGGACTACACGTACGACACCTGCATGTACCAGTTCACCCCGGGCCAGGCGACCCGGATGATCAATGCGTGGAACACCTACCGCGCGTAG